In a single window of the Pyramidobacter porci genome:
- a CDS encoding electron transfer flavoprotein subunit beta/FixA family protein, whose amino-acid sequence MKILVFVKQVPDTDDVTLDPKTGRLVREGVESKLNPVDANAVEAAVQLKEKYGGTIGVVSMGLPQAEDVLKKALALGCDESYLLSDRPLGGADTLATAYTLSLAARRIGGYDLLLFGRNAVDGDTAQTGPATAAFLGIPQITLASSIDVEDGWVVCERRLEDCTQKVRARMPALVTVTAEMNKPRYPKPIDIMKALKKPRHTWTAQDLGADPSRIGMNGSPTSTRGLMEPPKRKADTKYFQGQPREIAMQIADLLHNEHLI is encoded by the coding sequence ATGAAAATCCTTGTTTTTGTCAAGCAGGTTCCGGATACTGACGACGTCACGCTCGACCCGAAAACGGGGCGGCTCGTGCGGGAAGGCGTGGAGAGCAAACTCAATCCGGTCGATGCGAACGCCGTCGAAGCGGCTGTGCAGCTCAAAGAAAAGTACGGCGGCACGATCGGCGTTGTCAGCATGGGGCTGCCTCAGGCGGAAGACGTTCTGAAAAAAGCGTTGGCGCTTGGCTGCGACGAGTCGTATCTGTTGTCGGACCGTCCGCTGGGCGGCGCGGACACGCTGGCCACGGCGTACACGCTGTCCCTGGCGGCACGCCGGATCGGCGGCTATGACCTGCTTCTGTTCGGACGCAATGCCGTCGACGGCGATACCGCGCAGACGGGGCCCGCTACGGCGGCTTTCCTTGGCATTCCGCAGATCACGCTGGCCTCCTCGATAGACGTCGAGGACGGCTGGGTCGTCTGCGAGCGCCGTCTGGAAGACTGCACGCAAAAAGTCAGGGCCAGAATGCCCGCGCTCGTGACCGTCACGGCGGAGATGAACAAACCGCGCTATCCCAAGCCCATCGATATCATGAAGGCGCTGAAGAAACCACGGCATACGTGGACCGCTCAAGATCTGGGGGCAGACCCCTCCCGGATCGGGATGAACGGTTCGCCGACGTCGACGCGCGGACTGATGGAGCCGCCGAAACGCAAGGCCGACACGAAGTATTTTCAGGGACAGCCGCGGGAAATTGCGATGCAGATCGCCGATCTGCTGCATAACGAACACCTGATTTAA
- a CDS encoding electron transfer flavoprotein subunit alpha/FixB family protein → MAQEDCKGIWVFAEQRNGKLNATVFEILAQALDLKKHTGEEITAVLLGKGVTALPPALFERGADAVIVAENDALAQYSARPYEKALTQLVQKYRPSILLYGATSLGRDLAPRVMVALRTGLTADAIELGFDEEGVFYQTTPAYGGNILARIAILEKRPQMATVRPKMFDPVEPRPGASGRIIAETVDVAADGDYEVLETMARQDSGESMEDADVLVSGGRGIKSEEDLKRLNELAALLGGCLAASRPLVDNGWLPHDRQIGQSGTTVKPKCILNVAISGSVQYQVGMQKAGCIISVNHTKGAPIFDISHYGAVADYRTLIPALIEEIRRRKA, encoded by the coding sequence ATGGCACAAGAAGACTGCAAAGGAATATGGGTGTTTGCCGAACAGCGGAACGGGAAGTTGAACGCCACGGTTTTCGAAATTCTGGCACAGGCCCTTGATCTGAAAAAACACACGGGGGAAGAAATCACGGCGGTGCTTCTGGGCAAGGGCGTGACCGCGCTGCCCCCGGCTCTTTTCGAGCGCGGGGCCGACGCCGTGATCGTCGCCGAGAACGACGCCCTGGCGCAGTACAGCGCTCGTCCTTACGAAAAAGCCCTGACGCAGCTGGTTCAAAAGTATCGGCCTTCCATCCTGCTCTACGGGGCCACCTCTCTTGGAAGGGATCTGGCGCCGCGCGTGATGGTCGCTCTGCGCACCGGGCTGACCGCCGACGCGATAGAGCTGGGATTCGACGAGGAGGGCGTGTTTTATCAGACGACGCCGGCATACGGCGGCAATATTCTTGCCCGCATCGCGATCCTCGAAAAGAGGCCGCAGATGGCGACGGTCCGTCCGAAGATGTTCGATCCCGTCGAGCCGCGCCCCGGCGCTTCGGGCAGGATTATTGCCGAAACGGTAGACGTCGCGGCGGACGGCGATTACGAAGTTCTTGAAACAATGGCACGGCAGGATTCCGGCGAATCCATGGAAGATGCGGACGTTCTGGTTTCGGGCGGACGAGGGATCAAGAGCGAGGAAGACCTGAAGCGTTTGAACGAGCTCGCCGCCCTTCTGGGCGGATGTCTTGCGGCGTCTCGCCCGCTGGTTGACAACGGATGGCTTCCGCATGACCGGCAGATCGGCCAGAGCGGAACGACCGTGAAGCCCAAATGCATCCTCAACGTCGCGATTTCGGGCTCGGTCCAGTACCAGGTCGGCATGCAGAAAGCCGGCTGCATCATCAGCGTCAACCATACCAAGGGCGCCCCGATCTTCGACATCTCACACTACGGCGCGGTTGCCGACTACAGGACGCTGATCCCGGCCCTGATCGAGGAGATCAGAAGGCGAAAAGCCTGA
- a CDS encoding CaiB/BaiF CoA transferase family protein has protein sequence MSDRMFIIPEFGPLAGMRIIDSGSLIAMPFAATMLADFGAEVIHIERPGAGDTLRLMAPFATVNGKKVSTAWAQDARNKLSMTLELNLQHEEVKEIFYGLIKEADVFMENMVWLEKLGIYDEELLKVNPKLVIVHVSGLGHKEFGGVPSVCNRASYDMIGQAFSGWLYLQGDPDRDPSVSKPYTNDFVSAFAVLFGTLSAYINVQKTGRGQVVDVAQFEAMAQYMCGTYTSYTMAGKISERSGNASPAFQPYNIFKSKDGFLVALGAFGPGVYKRFIQGAGFDLDYFNYEDCSSGIEAVASPKGRELDRKVNEWCASLTAAEIERKMEEARVPCATLNTAKSAFENEHFKSRNDWIKYEDQTVETEITAFGIAPKMSETPGKVWRGAPKLGQDTENVLKTILGYDDAKISSLREKGLI, from the coding sequence ATGAGCGATCGTATGTTTATCATCCCGGAATTCGGCCCCCTTGCGGGGATGAGAATCATCGACAGCGGCTCTCTGATTGCGATGCCCTTTGCCGCCACGATGCTGGCCGATTTCGGCGCCGAAGTCATTCACATCGAACGTCCCGGCGCCGGCGACACGCTGCGTTTGATGGCGCCGTTCGCCACCGTCAACGGGAAAAAAGTTTCCACGGCCTGGGCGCAGGATGCGAGAAACAAGCTGTCGATGACGCTTGAGCTCAACCTCCAGCATGAGGAAGTCAAAGAGATATTTTATGGGCTCATCAAAGAAGCCGACGTCTTCATGGAGAACATGGTCTGGCTGGAAAAACTCGGCATCTACGACGAGGAGCTGCTGAAGGTCAATCCGAAGCTCGTCATCGTCCACGTCAGCGGGCTTGGACACAAGGAGTTCGGCGGCGTCCCCTCGGTCTGCAACAGAGCTTCGTACGACATGATCGGTCAGGCGTTTTCCGGATGGCTGTACCTGCAGGGCGACCCCGACCGCGATCCGTCGGTGTCCAAACCTTATACGAACGACTTCGTTTCGGCGTTCGCCGTTCTCTTCGGCACATTGAGCGCGTATATCAACGTTCAGAAGACGGGCAGGGGGCAGGTCGTCGACGTGGCGCAGTTCGAAGCGATGGCGCAGTATATGTGCGGCACCTACACGTCGTACACCATGGCCGGGAAAATTTCCGAAAGAAGCGGCAACGCCTCGCCGGCGTTCCAGCCTTACAACATCTTCAAGTCGAAGGACGGGTTCCTCGTGGCGCTCGGCGCCTTTGGCCCGGGAGTGTACAAGAGATTCATTCAGGGCGCCGGATTCGACCTCGACTATTTCAACTACGAGGATTGCTCGTCCGGCATAGAGGCCGTCGCCTCGCCCAAGGGACGCGAACTGGACCGGAAAGTCAACGAATGGTGCGCCTCTCTGACCGCCGCGGAAATCGAGCGGAAGATGGAGGAGGCGCGGGTTCCCTGCGCTACGCTGAACACGGCCAAATCCGCCTTCGAGAACGAGCATTTCAAAAGCCGCAATGACTGGATTAAATACGAGGATCAGACCGTCGAAACCGAAATCACCGCCTTCGGCATCGCCCCGAAGATGTCCGAGACGCCGGGCAAAGTCTGGCGCGGGGCGCCGAAGCTCGGTCAAGACACCGAAAACGTCCTCAAGACCATCCTTGGATACGATGACGCCAAGATTTCCTCATTGCGGGAGAAGGGGCTTATCTGA